In Candidatus Hydrogenedentota bacterium, one DNA window encodes the following:
- a CDS encoding metal-sensitive transcriptional regulator: protein MDESKKRILDRLNRIEGQVRGIRGMVEQERGCYDIVKQVAAVNGALRSLGLLVLEHHLSDCVSDTLEGRMQSEELKQRLMDLFGRLSS from the coding sequence ATGGATGAGTCGAAGAAGCGAATTCTGGACCGGTTGAATCGGATTGAGGGACAGGTTCGGGGAATCCGGGGGATGGTCGAGCAAGAACGCGGCTGCTACGACATCGTGAAGCAAGTGGCGGCGGTGAATGGGGCGCTAAGGTCCTTGGGCTTGCTGGTGCTTGAGCATCACTTATCGGACTGTGTGTCGGACACGCTTGAAGGCCGAATGCAGAGCGAAGAATTGAAGCAACGATTGATGGATTTGTTCGGGCGATTGAGTAGTTGA